In Bombus pascuorum chromosome 13, iyBomPasc1.1, whole genome shotgun sequence, a single genomic region encodes these proteins:
- the LOC132913724 gene encoding uncharacterized oxidoreductase YjmC-like — protein MSNMHRSLLSVSWNALKLLRTSMKSGWMWTRLASGQCDVPMVVPKEEVVRFISECMCKAGTSLEDGCIVGHHLMTADYRGHFSHGMNRMQMYVQDIKDGMTNPTAKPEILTDFQAIALVNGNNGLGQVIGKFCMELVIKKAKKFGIGMVSTCGSNHYGICGYYTKMAIDQGLVGFSCTNTSPLMAPTRSKCAGLGTNPISLGMGASNNDEFVLDMATTAVALGKIELAIRKNEAIPQGWALGSDGKVTTNAEEAYKTSLLLPVGGEEHTSGYKGYGLALMVEILCGILSGSEFGPNIRQWKTKEKIANLGQCFMAINPEAFGCGSKERLGQLLKQLRNLAPAEDKPVLIPGDLERAAMERVDREGGITYHPNQIQACKEFAKVMGVESLKLIPKNG, from the exons ATGTCGAACATGCACAGAAGCCTTCTGAGTGTTTCGTGGAATGCGTTAAAGTTGTTGAGAACTTCGATGAAATCTGGTTGGATGTGGACAAGGTTAGCCTCCGGTCAATGCGACGTACCCATGGTGGTCCCTAAAGAGGAGGTGGTTAGATTCATATCTGAGTGCATGTGTAAGGCTGGAACATCGCTCGAGGATGGTTGTATCGTTGGCCATCATTTGATGACCGCCGATTACCGTGGCCATTTTAGCCATGGAATGAACAGAATGCAAATGTACGTGCAGGATATTAAGGACGGAATGACCAATCCTACTGCGAAGCCAGAGATCCTTACGGATTTTCAG GCGATAGCGTTGGTCAACGGGAACAACGGTTTGGGACAGGTGATCGGTAAATTTTGCATGGAACTGGTCATAAAGAAGGCGAAGAAGTTCGGTATCGGGATGGTGTCGACTTGTGGGTCGAATCATTACGGCATCTGTGGTTACTATACGAAAATGGCGATCGACCAAGGTCTTGTGGGCTTCTCCTGCACCAATACGAGTCCTCTGATGGCACCAACCCGTAGCAAGTGTGCGGGTTTAGGCACGAATCCGATATCTTTGGGAATGGGAGCGTCGAACAACGATGAGTTCGTGTTGGATATGGCCACGACAGCCGTTGCTCTGGGCAAAATCGAGCTAGCTATCAGGAAGAACGAAGCCATTCCCCAGGGCTGGGCGCTTGGATCCGATGGGAAGGTTACCACAAACGCCGAAGAAGCGTACAAAACTTCTCTTTTACTGCCTGTTGGTGGAGAGGAACACACTAGCGGCTACAAAGGCTATGGACTAGCTTTAATGGTCGAGATACTTTGCGGAATTTTGTCTGGAAGCGAGTTTGGTCCTAACATCAGACAGTGGAAgactaaagaaaaaattgccAATCTTGGGCAGTGTTTCATGGCCATAAATCCGGAAGCTTTTGGTTGTGGATCGAAGGAGAGATTAGGCCAGTTGTTGAAACAGTTGAGAAATTTAGCTCCCGCTGAGGATAAACCTGTTTTGATACCTGGAGACCTGGAGAGGGCGGCCATGGAACGCGTAGATAGAGAAGGTGGTATTACGTATCATCCCAATCAGATACAGGCGTGTAAAGAATTCGCGAAAGTTATGGGAGTCGAGTCTCTGAAGCTTATTCCTAAGAATGGTTAA
- the LOC132913741 gene encoding synaptobrevin-1-like, whose product MDGSGNSRDGEAGVPRNSQPPSTKKLQQTQATVDEVVGIMKVNVEKVLERDQKLSELENRADALQQGATQFEQQAGKLKRKYWWKNLKMMIIIGIICVIILIIIIVSTVSGSSDNSSSN is encoded by the exons ATGGACGGCAGTGGCAATTCCAGAGATGGAGAAGCAGGTGTTCCTCGCAATTCTCAGCCACCTTCCACTAAAAAGCTgcaacaaacacaagcaactgTGGACGAGGTTGTGGGGATAATGAAAGTAAATGTGGAGAAAGTATTAGAAAGAGATCAAAAGTTATCGGAATTGGAGAATCGTGCTGATGCTTTACAACAGGGAGCGACCCAATTTGAGCAGCAGgcaggaaaattaaaaagaaaatattggtGGAAAAATCTTAAAATGATGATCATCATTGGTATTATCTGCGTGATTATTCTTATCATTATCATTG TTTCAACTGTATCAGGCTCATCTGACAATTCCTCTTCTAACTGA